One part of the Vanessa tameamea isolate UH-Manoa-2023 chromosome 8, ilVanTame1 primary haplotype, whole genome shotgun sequence genome encodes these proteins:
- the LOC113400007 gene encoding potassium voltage-gated channel subfamily H member 8 — MPVRKGLLAPQNTFLDTIATRFDGTHSNFVLGNAQVPSYPIVYCSDGFCELTGWARAHIMQKGCACKFLHGPDTREEHRHEIDIALDSKHELKLELIFYKKNGTPFWCLLDIVPIKNEKREVVLFLASFKNITNTKMAAMNTNEEFDSGAAVQPSAGVVTLALSPFVPAAALLGARFRAESSCLLPDPNGNLDPEAPSPANMGRRRSRAVLYQLSGHYKPDKTKSKLKLNNNLLHSSDPPLPEYKTSAIKKSRFIISHYGVFKTFWDWLILIATFYVAVVVPYNASFVDEGHPRISVTSDVVVEALFIIDIVLNFRTTFVSKKGEVVSDSKAIALNYIRSWFVVDLLAALPFDLLYASDVYSGAESTHGNVHLVKLTRLLRLARLLQKMDRYSQYSALILTLSMLSFTLVAHWLACIWFIIAEKEMEHHKNESWDLGWLNNLAERLKVPILNISHSESYVTALYFTCSSLTSVGFGNVSANTLPEKVFSILTMLVGALMHAVVFGNVTAIIQRMYSRRSMYQSKWRDLKDFLTITQVPKELKQRMQDYFQTMWSLNHGIDIHETLKEFPEELRGDVSLHLHREILSLPIFESASQGCLKLLSLHIRNNFCAPGEYLVHKGDALTYIYYICNGSMEVMQNDMVVAILGKGDLVGCDMNTHLQAYNGTGPAQPTNPDVVVKSSSDVKALTYCDLKCINMGGLAEVLRLYPEYQQEFIHDIQHDLTYNLREGYEAEQESDANGHPSLTLPSISEDDENAAEEHALSPKKPILSSNSPRHNKFRSDGQQRLSHRELRERIERQRSVATPKITRADSLEGLNLERHNTRSSVDRLDTQVSSLHHDVAALSMEVRNAIQALQEMTGPVWHAAHSNPNLQWNAPPNQLARSCSHPPDVFCWEQQERPLSPERPKINRGTQTEPFLHSVTQYIMEHPATVMMLLGLDPMGNLTPVMAPTVEYYDPRNRRPSGLEQIIESENGSQTPSSAASDKAESIRSPSGSIQELDLQPEVKRLIDKDKCPSLKRNRYSTSDLCEVTERLLPAKSSHPSTYSLKNNFNSK, encoded by the exons ATGCCGGTGCGCAAGGGGCTGCTCGCGCCCCAGAACACATTCCTCGATACCATCGCAACACGCTTCGATGGAACAC ATAGCAATTTCGTGCTCGGCAACGCGCAAGTTCCATCTTACCCCATCGTGTACTGCTCCGATGGGTTTTGTGAGCTGACAGGGTGGGCGAGGGCACACATCATGCAGAAGGGCTGCGCCTGCAAGTTTCTCCACGGACCCGACACGCGCGAAGAACACCGCCATGAGATCGACATTGCTCTTGATTCGAAGCATGAACTTAAACTCGaactcatattttataaaaaaaacg GTACACCGTTTTGGTGCTTACTCGATATCGttccaattaaaaatgaaaaacgagAAGTCGTTTTATTCCTTGCCTCATTCAAGAATATCACCAACACCAAGATGGCCGCCATGAACACTAATGAGGAGTTCGACAGCG GAGCCGCAGTGCAGCCTTCGGCTGGTGTCGTCACTCTAGCGTTATCCCCATTTGTACCCGCAGCGGCACTTTTGGGCGCCCGGTTCCGAGCTGAATCTAGTTGCCTACTTCCAGACCCGAATGGCAATCTTGACCCCGAAGCGCCCTCGCCCGCGAACATGGGCAGGCGGCGCTCCAGGGCGGTACTTTACCAGCTTTCAGGACATTATAAACCAGATAAGACGAAGAGTAAACTTAAACTCAACAAT AACCTCCTACATTCATCTGACCCTCCGTTGCCCGAATACAAAACGTCagccataaaaaaatcaagatttattatatcacattacGGAGTTTTTAAAACCTTCTGGGACTGGCTCATACTTATAGCGACATTTTACGTTGCTGTTGTTGTCCCTTATAATGCAAGTTTTGTTGATGAAGGCCATCCAAGAATCAGTGTGACCAGTGACGTTGTGGTAGAAGCACTTTTCATTATAG aTATTGTACTTAACTTCCGAACGACATTCGTTAGCAAAAAAGGAGAAGTAGTATCAGATTCAAAAGCAATAGCTCTGAATTACATCCGATCCTGGTTTGTCGTGGATCTCCTGGCCGCACTTCCGTTTGACCTACTTTACGCTTCGGATGTGTACAGCGGGGCG GAGTCAACACATGGAAATGTTCACCTCGTTAAACTAACTCGGTTATTACGCCTTGCTCGACTGCTCCAAAAGATGGACCGATATTCTCAATACTCCGCTCTTATTCTGACTCTTTCAATGTTATCATTCACTCTAGTCGCGCATTGGTTGGCTTGTATATGGTTCATTATTGCGGAAAAAGAAATGGAACATCATAAGAATGAAAGTTGGGATTTGG GGTGGCTCAACAACCTAGCAGAGCGCCTGAAGGTGCCGATCCTGAACATTTCCCACAGCGAGAGCTACGTCACCGCACTCTACTTTACATGCTCCTCACTCACAAGCGTGGGCTTTGGGAACGTCTCCGCTAACACTTTGCCTGAGAAAGTCTTCAGCATACTAACGATGCTCGTCggag CTCTCATGCACGCCGTGGTTTTCGGTAACGTAACCGCTATCATACAAAGGATGTATTCGCGGAGATCGATGTATCAGAGCAAGTGGCGTGATCTTAAAGATTTCCTCACAATTACCCAAGTACCGAAGGAACTCAAACAACGTATGCAAGACTACTTCCAGACAATGTGGTCGCTCAACCATGGCATTGATATACACGAG ACTCTCAAAGAATTCCCGGAGGAGCTGAGAGGAGACGTTTCGTTACATTTGCACCGGGAGATATTATCGCTTCCGATATTCGAGTCAGCTTCGCAGGGCTGCCTCAAGCTGCTCTCACTGCACATTCGTAACAATTTTTGCGCCCCGGGGGAATATCTCGTTCACAAAGGAGATGctcttacttatatttattatatttgcaacgGTTCTATGGAGGTCATGCAAAATGATATGGTTGTCGCTATacttg GCAAGGGTGATTTAGTGGGTTGTGATATGAATACCCACCTACAGGCTTATAATGGAACAGGCCCCGCTCAGCCCACTAATCCCGACGTTGTCGTCAAATCAAGCAGTGACGTAAAG GCCTTAACTTACTGTGATTTAAAATGCATAAATATGGGAGGACTGGCAGAAGTGTTACGACTTTACCCAGAATATCAACAAGAGTTCATTCATGATATACAGCACGACCTTACATATAATTTACGTGAAGGCTATGAGGCAGAACAGGAGTCAGACGCAAACGGACATCCTTCATTGACACTTCCCTCTATTTCTGAAGACGATGAAAATGCTGCTGAAGAACATGCACTTTCACCAAAAAAACCAATATTGAGTTCTAATAGTCCGCGTCATAACAAATTCAG atCAGACGGACAACAACGCCTCTCACACAGAGAATTACGAGAGAGAATTGAAAGACAGCGGTCTGTAGCAACGCCAAAGATTACACGGGCGGATTCTTTGGaaggtttaaatttagaacggcATAACACTCGCTCGTCGGTTGATAGGCTCGACACACAAGTATCCAGCTTACATCATGATGTTGCTGCACTTAGTATGGAG gttAGAAATGCAATTCAAGCTTTACAGGAAATGACAGGCCCGGTATGGCACGCGGCTCATTCAAATCCTAACTTACAGTGGAACGCTCCGCCGAATCAATTGGCTCGAAGTTGCAGTCATCCTCCCGATGTTTTTTGTTGGGAACag CAAGAGCGGCCGCTTAGTCCTGAACGACCGAAAATAAATCGTGGCACTCAGACGGAGCCATTCTTACACAGCGTAACTCAGTATATTATGGAACATCCAGCGACAGTGATGATGCTCCTGGGCTTGGATCCAATGGGGAACTTGACACCCGTTATGGCACCAACGGTAGAGTACTACGATCCACGGAACCGCCGCCCGAGCGGCCTAGAACAGATAATCGAATCCGAAAATGGAAGTCAAACTCCGTCCAGTGCGGCCAGTGATAAGGCCGAATCAATACGGAGTCCGAGCGGAAGTATACAGGAACTAGATTTACAACCAGAAGTGAAAAGATTGATAGATAAGGACAAATGTCCGAGTTTAAAACGGAACAGGTACTCTACAAGTGATCTTTGTGAAGTGACCGAACGATTGCTACCAGCGAAATCTTCGCATCCGAGCACGTAcagtcttaaaaataattttaacagtaaGTGA